The genomic stretch AAGTTCCGGGCTACGGCCGCTTTCTACACCCCAGGCAAAGGTTGCTAAAGCGTTATACACACTAAACATACCGGGTGTTGCATAGTTCACTTGCTCTGTCTGACCTTTGAAGTGAACTGTAAAACGAACCCCATGAGCGGTTAACTCAATATCCGACGCCCGATAATCGAGATGAGCAGCGTTCACCCCATAGGTTATTACGGGAGCAGTCGCAACCTTTATTAATGTCTCTGCTGCCGGATCATCTCCGTTCACAACGCCGATCTTCGGGCTTTTAGCTCCAGTAAGGCCGCTAAAAAGTTTTGCTTTCGCCTGGAGGTATTCCTCCATTGTTTTATGATAATCTAAGTGATCTTGTGTCAAATTAGTGAAAATCCCCGCATCAAATTCGCATCCCCTAACTCGGCCTAAGTCTAGAGCATGGGAGGACACTTCCATGACCGCCAGTTGGACTCCCTCGTCCACCATTTCCTTCAGCAGCTTCTGTAGATCAATAGCTTCCGGAGTAGTGCGGTTTCCCGGTAACTCTCTTCCGGCAATGCGGGCCCCAAGGGTTCCGATTAAACCTACCTTTTTCCCTTCCTCGGTTGCAATACTCTCGACCAAATAGGTAATGGTGGTTTTTCCGTTGGTACCCGTTACGCCGATGACTTCCAGCTTATCAGCAGGATGATCATAGATATTGGCAGCGATTTCGCCCATGACCTCGCGTATATGCTTTACTTGGATTTGCGGCACATCCAAAGGGAGAACCCTTTCCACCAGTAAGGCTACTGCTCCTTTTTCGATGACTTGGACTGCGAAGTCATGACCGTCCACATTCATTCCAGGAACACAAGCATATAAATCTCCTGGCTGAACCTGGCGAGAATCCATAGAAATCCCTCGGACCAAAGTTTCTTGGTCTCCGGTAATACTCATTATTTCAATGCCAGATAAAATCTCGGATAGCTTTTTTTGAACAGACTTCACCCTCATCACTACCTTTCAACTCTAGTATAGACAGTATAAATTTATTGCAATCATGGACGTAGTTTGTTCATTACTCACTCAAGGGTAGTCTCCAGGGCATTTGCAGTAGGGCTGGAATATCCACATCCACTTCCTCTTCGATGGCCCACCAATTTCCTGTCGTCGGGGAACCCGCCTCTGAACCAAGATAGACCAGAACAGATGACTCCGCTTCGACAAGGGAATCCGCATGTGGGATTTGATCCAGAACAATACTACCGCTTCCTTCGGTCATAATCTTGAATCCAGCTTTCTTAAGCGCCTTATCGGCTTCGGAGTAAGTAAGACCCAGTACGGAAGGTACCTTAACAGCTTTCTTAATAGGAGGAATAATCATATCCAGCCGTGGCTTTCCAAGTGTTAAGGGAGCTTTCATATCCATCTCCACATTCAAGTATTTCAAGGAATCCAACAAAACTCCTCTTACAGGTGGAGCTGCTACTGAACCTCCATAGAAAGGCACACCATCTATCACGCAAAGAATGGCCAACTTTGGATTGTCCGCTGGAGCAAAGGCTATGAAGGAAGCTACATACTCCCCTTGGATATACGCGCCATTAGCTACTTTTTGAGCGGTCCCGGTCTTTCCTGCCACCCGATAGCCAGGCAAGAAGGCCCGATATCCCGTGCCATTGGTTACCACAGACTCGAGCATCTGCCGAGCTGTTTTGGATGTCTCTTCCTTAATTACACGATGGACTTCTTGGGGCTCAAATGACTCAACCACTTTCCCGGTGGGGCCCACAATTTCTTTGACCAATTGAGGCTTCATCAAGGTTCCGCCATTAGCCACTGCTGAAACGGCCGTTAGCAGCTGAATCGCAGTTACATTATTGGTTTGCCCGATGGACATCGTGGCTAAATCCAAGGCGGTGGCTCGCTTCTTATTGGCTAGAATCCCCACAGCCTCCCCCGACATCTCGATTCCCGTCTTCTTGCCAAAGCCAAAATCAGCAAGGTACTGATAGAATTTATCCGTACCCAAACGCTGCCCCATTTCTACGAAACCCGGGTTGCAGGAATTTTCGGCCACTTGTGTAAAGGTCTGACTTCCATGTCCCCCATGCTTCCAGCAATGGACCGTTTTACCGAGGATCGTGATGCCACCTGGATCAAAAAAACCACCATTTGGGCTAATTTTCTTCTCTTCAAGAGCAGCTGCTAAGGTAATAATCTTGAATGTCGACCCCGGTTCATAGCCATTTTGAATAGCAATATTGCGTCGCGTACTTTGTTCATAATTCTGGTAATAATTCGGATCATAAGTAGGCGCTGAGGCTAGTGCCAAAACCTCCCCTGTATTGGGATCCATGACAAGGATGGAGGCACTTTTCGGGGTCTGCCCAT from Desulfitobacterium dichloroeliminans LMG P-21439 encodes the following:
- a CDS encoding penicillin-binding transpeptidase domain-containing protein, which translates into the protein MSPYVVMRKRIAFLFLCVSAFLVVLVVRLAFVQLAQGAILSDKADESHYRGVPVAAKRGNIEDRNGDVLAMSVSTETVFAVPAQVRSSKRAEEIAHTLSGILEMQPEQVLEKITKRSALEYVKKRVTAEVAAQVRALELPGIGVTEDSVRYYPNGTLAAHIIGFAGIDNQGLEGIELTRDSALIGVPGAVLTEFAANGIPLPFANQMYVTPKNGNTVRLTIDKNIQAFAERELQKLMSGQGMNMNGQTPKSASILVMDPNTGEVLALASAPTYDPNYYQNYEQSTRRNIAIQNGYEPGSTFKIITLAAALEEKKISPNGGFFDPGGITILGKTVHCWKHGGHGSQTFTQVAENSCNPGFVEMGQRLGTDKFYQYLADFGFGKKTGIEMSGEAVGILANKKRATALDLATMSIGQTNNVTAIQLLTAVSAVANGGTLMKPQLVKEIVGPTGKVVESFEPQEVHRVIKEETSKTARQMLESVVTNGTGYRAFLPGYRVAGKTGTAQKVANGAYIQGEYVASFIAFAPADNPKLAILCVIDGVPFYGGSVAAPPVRGVLLDSLKYLNVEMDMKAPLTLGKPRLDMIIPPIKKAVKVPSVLGLTYSEADKALKKAGFKIMTEGSGSIVLDQIPHADSLVEAESSVLVYLGSEAGSPTTGNWWAIEEEVDVDIPALLQMPWRLPLSE
- a CDS encoding UDP-N-acetylmuramoyl-L-alanyl-D-glutamate--2,6-diaminopimelate ligase; amino-acid sequence: MRVKSVQKKLSEILSGIEIMSITGDQETLVRGISMDSRQVQPGDLYACVPGMNVDGHDFAVQVIEKGAVALLVERVLPLDVPQIQVKHIREVMGEIAANIYDHPADKLEVIGVTGTNGKTTITYLVESIATEEGKKVGLIGTLGARIAGRELPGNRTTPEAIDLQKLLKEMVDEGVQLAVMEVSSHALDLGRVRGCEFDAGIFTNLTQDHLDYHKTMEEYLQAKAKLFSGLTGAKSPKIGVVNGDDPAAETLIKVATAPVITYGVNAAHLDYRASDIELTAHGVRFTVHFKGQTEQVNYATPGMFSVYNALATFAWGVESGRSPELVKKALADVQGVPGRFESIRMGQPFQVIVDYAHTPDGLANVCQAALEFTPGRLITVFGCGGDRDKGKRPQMGAIAEQLSDHVIVTSDNPRTEDPRQIIQDILEGIEGIDYTANVKRQEAIECALILAKEGDTVLIAGKGHEDYQIIGKEVLPFDDREVAREALRRLGYVG